In a genomic window of Colius striatus isolate bColStr4 chromosome 2, bColStr4.1.hap1, whole genome shotgun sequence:
- the DSE gene encoding dermatan-sulfate epimerase isoform X2 yields the protein MRTHTRGAPSVFFIHAVCFAFAYNAREDQDAMVPFVNANYDSYPMLYFSKGDVEALRLQATTTHQHIAARLTEAVQTMLSNPLEYLPPWDPKEFSARWNEIYGNNLGALAMFCVLYPENIEAISMAKDYMERMAAQPSWLVKDAPWDEVPLAHSLVGFATAYDFLYSYLSNTQQERFLEVIANASGYMYETSYRRGWGFQYLHNHQPTNCVALLAGSLVLMNQGYLQEAYLWTKQVLAIMEKSVVLLQEVTDGSLYEGVAYGSYTTRSLFQYMFLVQRHFDINHFSHPWLKQHFAFMYRTVLPGFQRTVAIADSNYNWFYGPESQLVFLDKFVMRNGSGNWLAEQIRRNRVVEGPGTPSKGQRWCTLHTEFLWYDASLRSVPPPDYGVPKLHYFEDWGVVTYGSALPAEINRPFLSFKSGKLGGRAIYDIVHKNKYKEWIKGWRNFNAGHEHPDQNSFTFAPNGVPFITEALYGPKYTFLNNVLMFSPAVSKSCFSPWEGQITEDCSSKWLKYKHDLAGDCQGRVVAAMERSGVVFIRGEGVGAYNPKLKLRKLQRNLILLHPQLLLLVDQIHLEDDSPLEAATSFFHNVDLPFEETVVDDIHGAFIRHRDGIYKMYWMDDTGHSERATVASRMYPRGYPYNGTNYVNVTTLLRHPVTRAIYLFIGPSVDVQSFTVRGDSPQLEVLVATAEHSYATCLWPTEDGSRSTFAQVVADRQKIVFDRASAVKNPTVPEVKDYIGIVERNLQRFKPVFQQLEKQILSRVRNTAGFRKMAERLLRFSDKRQTEEAIDRIFAISQRQQQQQHDRAKKNRKIAKGYKFVDAVPDIFAQIEVNERKVRQKAQTQAQKELPVDEDKEMEDLLDFADITYVKHRAGVSIKGRSGLAQMVTTARSSASSISASYTRLFLILNIAIFFVMLAMQLTYFQKAKRLHGQRCLYAILLVDSCILLWLYSACSQSQC from the exons ATGAGGACTCACACACGGGGAGCCCCAAGTGTGTTTTTCATACACGCCGTTTGCTTCGCCTTTGCCTACAACGCCAGGGAGGACCAGGATGCAATGGTTCCTTTTGTCAATGCCAACTATGACAGCTACCCCATGCTCTACTTCTCCAAAGGGGACGTAGAGGCTCTGCGCCTCCAGGCCACCACCACGCACCAGCATATTGCAGCTCGTCTGACTGAGGCAGTGCAGACCATGCTGTCGAATCCCCTGGAGTACCTTCCTCCCTGGGACCCAAAGGAGTTCAGCGCTCGGTGGAATGAAATCTACGGCAATAACCTCGGGGCCCTGGCAATGTTCTGCGTGCTCTACCCTGAAAACATTGAAGCTATCAGCATGGCCAAGGATTACATGGAGAGGATGGCAGCTCAGCCTAGTTG GCTAGTGAAGGATGCCCCATGGGATGAGGTCCCTCTCGCTCACTCCTTAGTTGGTTTTGCCACTGCATATGACTTCTTGTACAGCTATCTTAGCAATACTCAACAGGAGAGATTTCTTGAGGTAATTGCCAATGCCTCGGGATATATGTACGAAACATCATACAGACGTGGATGGGGTTTCCAGTACCTCCACAACCACCAGCCTACCAACTGTGTGGCCCTGCTGGCTGGAAGCCTGGTTCTGATGAATCAAG gctACCTTCAGGAAGCTTACTTGTGGACCAAGCAAGTGTTGGCAATCATGGAGAAGTCAGTAGTCCTGCTGCAGGAGGTCACAGATGGCTCCCTCTATGAAGGGGTGGCTTACGGCAGCTACACGACCAGATCGCTGTTTCAGTACATGTTTCTTGTCCAAAGGCACTTTGACATCAATCACTTCAGCCACCCTTGGCTCAAGCAGCACTTTGCATTTATGTACAGGACTGTCCTGCCAG ggTTCCAGAGAACTGTGGCCATTGCGGATTCCAACTACAACTGGTTCTACGGGCCAGAGAGCCAGCTGGTGTTTCTCGACAAATTTGTCATGCGCAACGGCAGTGGGAACTGGCTGGCAGAGCAGATCAGAAGGAACCGAGTGGTGGAGGGCCCAGGGACACCGTCCAAAGGGCAGAGGTGGTGCACTCTCCACACTGAATTTCTCTG GTATGACGCAAGTTTGCGCTCCGTACCTCCGCCAGACTACGGGGTTCCTAAGCTGCATTACTTTGAGGACTGGGGAGTGGTAACCTATGGAAGTGCTTTGCCGGCAGAAATCAACaggcctttcctttccttcaaatCGGGAAAGCTGGGAGGACGTGCAATATATGATATTGTTCATAAGAACAAGTACAAAGAGTGGATCAAGGGGTGGAGAAACTTTAATGCTGGGCATGAGCACCCAGACCAGAACTCCTTCACTTTTGCTCCCAACGGTGTACCTTTCATAACGGAAGCTCTGTATGGGCCAAAGTACACTTTTTTAAATAACGTGTTGATGTTTTCACCTGCCGTGTCCAAGAGCTGCTTTTCCCCATGGGAAGGGCAGATTACAGAAGACTGTTCCTCAAAGTGGCTTAAATATAAACATGATTTGGCTGGTGACTGTCAGGGACGAGTGGTTGCTGCCATGGAGAGAAGTGGAGTGGTTTTTATCAGGGGAGAAGGAGTGGGCGCGTACAATCCTAAACTGAAGCTGAGAAAGTTGCAAAGGAACCTCATTCTtctccatccccagctcctcttGTTGGTGGACCAAATCCATCTGGAAGATGACAGCCCCCTGGAGGCAGCAACCAGTTTCTTCCACAATGTGGACTTACCTTTTGAAGAAACAGTTGTGGATGACATCCACGGGGCCTTTATTAGGCACCGTGATGGGATATACAAGATGTACTGGATGGATGACACGGGCCACAGCGAGAGAGCTACGGTTGCCTCAAGGATGTACCCCCGGGGCTACCCGTACAATGGCACAAACTACGTGAATGTGACGACCCTCCTGCGGCACCCCGTCACCAGGGCCATTTACCTCTTCATTGGGCCCTCGGTCGACGTGCAGAGCTTCACCGTCCGCGGAGACTCTCCGCAGCTGGAGGTGTTGGTGGCCACTGCTGAGCACAGCTATGCGACCTGCCTCTGGCCCACCGAGGATGGCTCCCGCTCCACCTTCGCACAGGTTGTTGCCGACCGACAGAAAATCGTCTTTGACCGGGCCTCTGCAGTCAAGAACCCCACGGTGCCAGAAGTGAAGGACTACATAGGGATTGTGGAGAGGAACCTGCAGCGTTTTAAGCCCGTTTTCCAGCAGCTTGAGAAGCAGATCTTGTCTCGTGTACGCAACACAGCTGGCTTCAGGAAGATGGCTGAGCGCCTGCTGAGGTTTTCGGATAAGAGACAGACGGAGGAGGCCATTGACAGAATATTTGCAATctcacagaggcagcagcagcagcagcacgacagagcaaagaagaacagaaagattGCCAAAGGCTACAAATTCGTTGATGCTGTTCCCGACATTTTTGCACAAATTGAGGTAAACGAAAGAAAAGTGCGACAAAAGGCACAGACTCAAGCACAGAAAGAGTTGCCTGTAGATGAAGACAAGGAAATGGAAGATCTTCTGGATTTTGCGGATATTACTTATGtgaagcacagagctggggtgTCAATCAAAGGCCGGTCAGGGCTGGCACAGATGGTGACGACCGCTCGAAGTAGCGCATCGTCAATATCAGCTTCTTATACCCGCCTCTTTCTAATTCTCAACATTgctattttttttgtcatgttaGCAATGCAGCTCACGTATTTTCAGAAGGCCAAGAGACTGCATGGCCAAAGATGTCTGTATGCAATACTTTTAGTAGACAGCTGTATATTATTGTGGCTGTATTCTGCCTGTTCTCAGTCACAATGTTAG
- the DSE gene encoding dermatan-sulfate epimerase isoform X1, with the protein MILWLGLDIKVSGYFKDGLAAIETWRSDATMRTHTRGAPSVFFIHAVCFAFAYNAREDQDAMVPFVNANYDSYPMLYFSKGDVEALRLQATTTHQHIAARLTEAVQTMLSNPLEYLPPWDPKEFSARWNEIYGNNLGALAMFCVLYPENIEAISMAKDYMERMAAQPSWLVKDAPWDEVPLAHSLVGFATAYDFLYSYLSNTQQERFLEVIANASGYMYETSYRRGWGFQYLHNHQPTNCVALLAGSLVLMNQGYLQEAYLWTKQVLAIMEKSVVLLQEVTDGSLYEGVAYGSYTTRSLFQYMFLVQRHFDINHFSHPWLKQHFAFMYRTVLPGFQRTVAIADSNYNWFYGPESQLVFLDKFVMRNGSGNWLAEQIRRNRVVEGPGTPSKGQRWCTLHTEFLWYDASLRSVPPPDYGVPKLHYFEDWGVVTYGSALPAEINRPFLSFKSGKLGGRAIYDIVHKNKYKEWIKGWRNFNAGHEHPDQNSFTFAPNGVPFITEALYGPKYTFLNNVLMFSPAVSKSCFSPWEGQITEDCSSKWLKYKHDLAGDCQGRVVAAMERSGVVFIRGEGVGAYNPKLKLRKLQRNLILLHPQLLLLVDQIHLEDDSPLEAATSFFHNVDLPFEETVVDDIHGAFIRHRDGIYKMYWMDDTGHSERATVASRMYPRGYPYNGTNYVNVTTLLRHPVTRAIYLFIGPSVDVQSFTVRGDSPQLEVLVATAEHSYATCLWPTEDGSRSTFAQVVADRQKIVFDRASAVKNPTVPEVKDYIGIVERNLQRFKPVFQQLEKQILSRVRNTAGFRKMAERLLRFSDKRQTEEAIDRIFAISQRQQQQQHDRAKKNRKIAKGYKFVDAVPDIFAQIEVNERKVRQKAQTQAQKELPVDEDKEMEDLLDFADITYVKHRAGVSIKGRSGLAQMVTTARSSASSISASYTRLFLILNIAIFFVMLAMQLTYFQKAKRLHGQRCLYAILLVDSCILLWLYSACSQSQC; encoded by the exons atgattctgtggttagGCTTGGACATCAAAGTGTCTg GATATTTCAAAGATGGTTTGGCTGCCATTGAGACTTGGAGATCTGATGCCACAATGAGGACTCACACACGGGGAGCCCCAAGTGTGTTTTTCATACACGCCGTTTGCTTCGCCTTTGCCTACAACGCCAGGGAGGACCAGGATGCAATGGTTCCTTTTGTCAATGCCAACTATGACAGCTACCCCATGCTCTACTTCTCCAAAGGGGACGTAGAGGCTCTGCGCCTCCAGGCCACCACCACGCACCAGCATATTGCAGCTCGTCTGACTGAGGCAGTGCAGACCATGCTGTCGAATCCCCTGGAGTACCTTCCTCCCTGGGACCCAAAGGAGTTCAGCGCTCGGTGGAATGAAATCTACGGCAATAACCTCGGGGCCCTGGCAATGTTCTGCGTGCTCTACCCTGAAAACATTGAAGCTATCAGCATGGCCAAGGATTACATGGAGAGGATGGCAGCTCAGCCTAGTTG GCTAGTGAAGGATGCCCCATGGGATGAGGTCCCTCTCGCTCACTCCTTAGTTGGTTTTGCCACTGCATATGACTTCTTGTACAGCTATCTTAGCAATACTCAACAGGAGAGATTTCTTGAGGTAATTGCCAATGCCTCGGGATATATGTACGAAACATCATACAGACGTGGATGGGGTTTCCAGTACCTCCACAACCACCAGCCTACCAACTGTGTGGCCCTGCTGGCTGGAAGCCTGGTTCTGATGAATCAAG gctACCTTCAGGAAGCTTACTTGTGGACCAAGCAAGTGTTGGCAATCATGGAGAAGTCAGTAGTCCTGCTGCAGGAGGTCACAGATGGCTCCCTCTATGAAGGGGTGGCTTACGGCAGCTACACGACCAGATCGCTGTTTCAGTACATGTTTCTTGTCCAAAGGCACTTTGACATCAATCACTTCAGCCACCCTTGGCTCAAGCAGCACTTTGCATTTATGTACAGGACTGTCCTGCCAG ggTTCCAGAGAACTGTGGCCATTGCGGATTCCAACTACAACTGGTTCTACGGGCCAGAGAGCCAGCTGGTGTTTCTCGACAAATTTGTCATGCGCAACGGCAGTGGGAACTGGCTGGCAGAGCAGATCAGAAGGAACCGAGTGGTGGAGGGCCCAGGGACACCGTCCAAAGGGCAGAGGTGGTGCACTCTCCACACTGAATTTCTCTG GTATGACGCAAGTTTGCGCTCCGTACCTCCGCCAGACTACGGGGTTCCTAAGCTGCATTACTTTGAGGACTGGGGAGTGGTAACCTATGGAAGTGCTTTGCCGGCAGAAATCAACaggcctttcctttccttcaaatCGGGAAAGCTGGGAGGACGTGCAATATATGATATTGTTCATAAGAACAAGTACAAAGAGTGGATCAAGGGGTGGAGAAACTTTAATGCTGGGCATGAGCACCCAGACCAGAACTCCTTCACTTTTGCTCCCAACGGTGTACCTTTCATAACGGAAGCTCTGTATGGGCCAAAGTACACTTTTTTAAATAACGTGTTGATGTTTTCACCTGCCGTGTCCAAGAGCTGCTTTTCCCCATGGGAAGGGCAGATTACAGAAGACTGTTCCTCAAAGTGGCTTAAATATAAACATGATTTGGCTGGTGACTGTCAGGGACGAGTGGTTGCTGCCATGGAGAGAAGTGGAGTGGTTTTTATCAGGGGAGAAGGAGTGGGCGCGTACAATCCTAAACTGAAGCTGAGAAAGTTGCAAAGGAACCTCATTCTtctccatccccagctcctcttGTTGGTGGACCAAATCCATCTGGAAGATGACAGCCCCCTGGAGGCAGCAACCAGTTTCTTCCACAATGTGGACTTACCTTTTGAAGAAACAGTTGTGGATGACATCCACGGGGCCTTTATTAGGCACCGTGATGGGATATACAAGATGTACTGGATGGATGACACGGGCCACAGCGAGAGAGCTACGGTTGCCTCAAGGATGTACCCCCGGGGCTACCCGTACAATGGCACAAACTACGTGAATGTGACGACCCTCCTGCGGCACCCCGTCACCAGGGCCATTTACCTCTTCATTGGGCCCTCGGTCGACGTGCAGAGCTTCACCGTCCGCGGAGACTCTCCGCAGCTGGAGGTGTTGGTGGCCACTGCTGAGCACAGCTATGCGACCTGCCTCTGGCCCACCGAGGATGGCTCCCGCTCCACCTTCGCACAGGTTGTTGCCGACCGACAGAAAATCGTCTTTGACCGGGCCTCTGCAGTCAAGAACCCCACGGTGCCAGAAGTGAAGGACTACATAGGGATTGTGGAGAGGAACCTGCAGCGTTTTAAGCCCGTTTTCCAGCAGCTTGAGAAGCAGATCTTGTCTCGTGTACGCAACACAGCTGGCTTCAGGAAGATGGCTGAGCGCCTGCTGAGGTTTTCGGATAAGAGACAGACGGAGGAGGCCATTGACAGAATATTTGCAATctcacagaggcagcagcagcagcagcacgacagagcaaagaagaacagaaagattGCCAAAGGCTACAAATTCGTTGATGCTGTTCCCGACATTTTTGCACAAATTGAGGTAAACGAAAGAAAAGTGCGACAAAAGGCACAGACTCAAGCACAGAAAGAGTTGCCTGTAGATGAAGACAAGGAAATGGAAGATCTTCTGGATTTTGCGGATATTACTTATGtgaagcacagagctggggtgTCAATCAAAGGCCGGTCAGGGCTGGCACAGATGGTGACGACCGCTCGAAGTAGCGCATCGTCAATATCAGCTTCTTATACCCGCCTCTTTCTAATTCTCAACATTgctattttttttgtcatgttaGCAATGCAGCTCACGTATTTTCAGAAGGCCAAGAGACTGCATGGCCAAAGATGTCTGTATGCAATACTTTTAGTAGACAGCTGTATATTATTGTGGCTGTATTCTGCCTGTTCTCAGTCACAATGTTAG
- the DSE gene encoding dermatan-sulfate epimerase isoform X3, protein MCPRPGQAAGTRNGRAPGGGRARNGAGAIPRRAAFGHRLLWAAPGAADGGSSRCGGVARAPPAERLQPLEGPGRRRDGPRLPGRAPLPQEPPSLPRMSSDSQTRVCERLVKDAPWDEVPLAHSLVGFATAYDFLYSYLSNTQQERFLEVIANASGYMYETSYRRGWGFQYLHNHQPTNCVALLAGSLVLMNQGYLQEAYLWTKQVLAIMEKSVVLLQEVTDGSLYEGVAYGSYTTRSLFQYMFLVQRHFDINHFSHPWLKQHFAFMYRTVLPGFQRTVAIADSNYNWFYGPESQLVFLDKFVMRNGSGNWLAEQIRRNRVVEGPGTPSKGQRWCTLHTEFLWYDASLRSVPPPDYGVPKLHYFEDWGVVTYGSALPAEINRPFLSFKSGKLGGRAIYDIVHKNKYKEWIKGWRNFNAGHEHPDQNSFTFAPNGVPFITEALYGPKYTFLNNVLMFSPAVSKSCFSPWEGQITEDCSSKWLKYKHDLAGDCQGRVVAAMERSGVVFIRGEGVGAYNPKLKLRKLQRNLILLHPQLLLLVDQIHLEDDSPLEAATSFFHNVDLPFEETVVDDIHGAFIRHRDGIYKMYWMDDTGHSERATVASRMYPRGYPYNGTNYVNVTTLLRHPVTRAIYLFIGPSVDVQSFTVRGDSPQLEVLVATAEHSYATCLWPTEDGSRSTFAQVVADRQKIVFDRASAVKNPTVPEVKDYIGIVERNLQRFKPVFQQLEKQILSRVRNTAGFRKMAERLLRFSDKRQTEEAIDRIFAISQRQQQQQHDRAKKNRKIAKGYKFVDAVPDIFAQIEVNERKVRQKAQTQAQKELPVDEDKEMEDLLDFADITYVKHRAGVSIKGRSGLAQMVTTARSSASSISASYTRLFLILNIAIFFVMLAMQLTYFQKAKRLHGQRCLYAILLVDSCILLWLYSACSQSQC, encoded by the exons ACGGGGCCGGGGCCATCCCGCGGCGAGCAGCCTTCGGGCACCGGCTCTTGTGGGCCGCCCCCGGCGCAGCGGACGGCGGGTCGTCGCGGTGCGGTGGTGTCGCCCGGGCACCGCCGGCTGAGCGGCTGCAACCCCTGGAGGGACCGGGCCGCCGGCGGGATGGGCCCCGCCTGCCCGGGAGAG CACCGCTCCCGCAAGAGCCTCCCAGCCTTCCGCGAATGAGTTCAGACTCCCAGACACGAGTTTGTGAAAG GCTAGTGAAGGATGCCCCATGGGATGAGGTCCCTCTCGCTCACTCCTTAGTTGGTTTTGCCACTGCATATGACTTCTTGTACAGCTATCTTAGCAATACTCAACAGGAGAGATTTCTTGAGGTAATTGCCAATGCCTCGGGATATATGTACGAAACATCATACAGACGTGGATGGGGTTTCCAGTACCTCCACAACCACCAGCCTACCAACTGTGTGGCCCTGCTGGCTGGAAGCCTGGTTCTGATGAATCAAG gctACCTTCAGGAAGCTTACTTGTGGACCAAGCAAGTGTTGGCAATCATGGAGAAGTCAGTAGTCCTGCTGCAGGAGGTCACAGATGGCTCCCTCTATGAAGGGGTGGCTTACGGCAGCTACACGACCAGATCGCTGTTTCAGTACATGTTTCTTGTCCAAAGGCACTTTGACATCAATCACTTCAGCCACCCTTGGCTCAAGCAGCACTTTGCATTTATGTACAGGACTGTCCTGCCAG ggTTCCAGAGAACTGTGGCCATTGCGGATTCCAACTACAACTGGTTCTACGGGCCAGAGAGCCAGCTGGTGTTTCTCGACAAATTTGTCATGCGCAACGGCAGTGGGAACTGGCTGGCAGAGCAGATCAGAAGGAACCGAGTGGTGGAGGGCCCAGGGACACCGTCCAAAGGGCAGAGGTGGTGCACTCTCCACACTGAATTTCTCTG GTATGACGCAAGTTTGCGCTCCGTACCTCCGCCAGACTACGGGGTTCCTAAGCTGCATTACTTTGAGGACTGGGGAGTGGTAACCTATGGAAGTGCTTTGCCGGCAGAAATCAACaggcctttcctttccttcaaatCGGGAAAGCTGGGAGGACGTGCAATATATGATATTGTTCATAAGAACAAGTACAAAGAGTGGATCAAGGGGTGGAGAAACTTTAATGCTGGGCATGAGCACCCAGACCAGAACTCCTTCACTTTTGCTCCCAACGGTGTACCTTTCATAACGGAAGCTCTGTATGGGCCAAAGTACACTTTTTTAAATAACGTGTTGATGTTTTCACCTGCCGTGTCCAAGAGCTGCTTTTCCCCATGGGAAGGGCAGATTACAGAAGACTGTTCCTCAAAGTGGCTTAAATATAAACATGATTTGGCTGGTGACTGTCAGGGACGAGTGGTTGCTGCCATGGAGAGAAGTGGAGTGGTTTTTATCAGGGGAGAAGGAGTGGGCGCGTACAATCCTAAACTGAAGCTGAGAAAGTTGCAAAGGAACCTCATTCTtctccatccccagctcctcttGTTGGTGGACCAAATCCATCTGGAAGATGACAGCCCCCTGGAGGCAGCAACCAGTTTCTTCCACAATGTGGACTTACCTTTTGAAGAAACAGTTGTGGATGACATCCACGGGGCCTTTATTAGGCACCGTGATGGGATATACAAGATGTACTGGATGGATGACACGGGCCACAGCGAGAGAGCTACGGTTGCCTCAAGGATGTACCCCCGGGGCTACCCGTACAATGGCACAAACTACGTGAATGTGACGACCCTCCTGCGGCACCCCGTCACCAGGGCCATTTACCTCTTCATTGGGCCCTCGGTCGACGTGCAGAGCTTCACCGTCCGCGGAGACTCTCCGCAGCTGGAGGTGTTGGTGGCCACTGCTGAGCACAGCTATGCGACCTGCCTCTGGCCCACCGAGGATGGCTCCCGCTCCACCTTCGCACAGGTTGTTGCCGACCGACAGAAAATCGTCTTTGACCGGGCCTCTGCAGTCAAGAACCCCACGGTGCCAGAAGTGAAGGACTACATAGGGATTGTGGAGAGGAACCTGCAGCGTTTTAAGCCCGTTTTCCAGCAGCTTGAGAAGCAGATCTTGTCTCGTGTACGCAACACAGCTGGCTTCAGGAAGATGGCTGAGCGCCTGCTGAGGTTTTCGGATAAGAGACAGACGGAGGAGGCCATTGACAGAATATTTGCAATctcacagaggcagcagcagcagcagcacgacagagcaaagaagaacagaaagattGCCAAAGGCTACAAATTCGTTGATGCTGTTCCCGACATTTTTGCACAAATTGAGGTAAACGAAAGAAAAGTGCGACAAAAGGCACAGACTCAAGCACAGAAAGAGTTGCCTGTAGATGAAGACAAGGAAATGGAAGATCTTCTGGATTTTGCGGATATTACTTATGtgaagcacagagctggggtgTCAATCAAAGGCCGGTCAGGGCTGGCACAGATGGTGACGACCGCTCGAAGTAGCGCATCGTCAATATCAGCTTCTTATACCCGCCTCTTTCTAATTCTCAACATTgctattttttttgtcatgttaGCAATGCAGCTCACGTATTTTCAGAAGGCCAAGAGACTGCATGGCCAAAGATGTCTGTATGCAATACTTTTAGTAGACAGCTGTATATTATTGTGGCTGTATTCTGCCTGTTCTCAGTCACAATGTTAG
- the DSE gene encoding dermatan-sulfate epimerase isoform X4: MSSDSQTRVCERLVKDAPWDEVPLAHSLVGFATAYDFLYSYLSNTQQERFLEVIANASGYMYETSYRRGWGFQYLHNHQPTNCVALLAGSLVLMNQGYLQEAYLWTKQVLAIMEKSVVLLQEVTDGSLYEGVAYGSYTTRSLFQYMFLVQRHFDINHFSHPWLKQHFAFMYRTVLPGFQRTVAIADSNYNWFYGPESQLVFLDKFVMRNGSGNWLAEQIRRNRVVEGPGTPSKGQRWCTLHTEFLWYDASLRSVPPPDYGVPKLHYFEDWGVVTYGSALPAEINRPFLSFKSGKLGGRAIYDIVHKNKYKEWIKGWRNFNAGHEHPDQNSFTFAPNGVPFITEALYGPKYTFLNNVLMFSPAVSKSCFSPWEGQITEDCSSKWLKYKHDLAGDCQGRVVAAMERSGVVFIRGEGVGAYNPKLKLRKLQRNLILLHPQLLLLVDQIHLEDDSPLEAATSFFHNVDLPFEETVVDDIHGAFIRHRDGIYKMYWMDDTGHSERATVASRMYPRGYPYNGTNYVNVTTLLRHPVTRAIYLFIGPSVDVQSFTVRGDSPQLEVLVATAEHSYATCLWPTEDGSRSTFAQVVADRQKIVFDRASAVKNPTVPEVKDYIGIVERNLQRFKPVFQQLEKQILSRVRNTAGFRKMAERLLRFSDKRQTEEAIDRIFAISQRQQQQQHDRAKKNRKIAKGYKFVDAVPDIFAQIEVNERKVRQKAQTQAQKELPVDEDKEMEDLLDFADITYVKHRAGVSIKGRSGLAQMVTTARSSASSISASYTRLFLILNIAIFFVMLAMQLTYFQKAKRLHGQRCLYAILLVDSCILLWLYSACSQSQC, encoded by the exons ATGAGTTCAGACTCCCAGACACGAGTTTGTGAAAG GCTAGTGAAGGATGCCCCATGGGATGAGGTCCCTCTCGCTCACTCCTTAGTTGGTTTTGCCACTGCATATGACTTCTTGTACAGCTATCTTAGCAATACTCAACAGGAGAGATTTCTTGAGGTAATTGCCAATGCCTCGGGATATATGTACGAAACATCATACAGACGTGGATGGGGTTTCCAGTACCTCCACAACCACCAGCCTACCAACTGTGTGGCCCTGCTGGCTGGAAGCCTGGTTCTGATGAATCAAG gctACCTTCAGGAAGCTTACTTGTGGACCAAGCAAGTGTTGGCAATCATGGAGAAGTCAGTAGTCCTGCTGCAGGAGGTCACAGATGGCTCCCTCTATGAAGGGGTGGCTTACGGCAGCTACACGACCAGATCGCTGTTTCAGTACATGTTTCTTGTCCAAAGGCACTTTGACATCAATCACTTCAGCCACCCTTGGCTCAAGCAGCACTTTGCATTTATGTACAGGACTGTCCTGCCAG ggTTCCAGAGAACTGTGGCCATTGCGGATTCCAACTACAACTGGTTCTACGGGCCAGAGAGCCAGCTGGTGTTTCTCGACAAATTTGTCATGCGCAACGGCAGTGGGAACTGGCTGGCAGAGCAGATCAGAAGGAACCGAGTGGTGGAGGGCCCAGGGACACCGTCCAAAGGGCAGAGGTGGTGCACTCTCCACACTGAATTTCTCTG GTATGACGCAAGTTTGCGCTCCGTACCTCCGCCAGACTACGGGGTTCCTAAGCTGCATTACTTTGAGGACTGGGGAGTGGTAACCTATGGAAGTGCTTTGCCGGCAGAAATCAACaggcctttcctttccttcaaatCGGGAAAGCTGGGAGGACGTGCAATATATGATATTGTTCATAAGAACAAGTACAAAGAGTGGATCAAGGGGTGGAGAAACTTTAATGCTGGGCATGAGCACCCAGACCAGAACTCCTTCACTTTTGCTCCCAACGGTGTACCTTTCATAACGGAAGCTCTGTATGGGCCAAAGTACACTTTTTTAAATAACGTGTTGATGTTTTCACCTGCCGTGTCCAAGAGCTGCTTTTCCCCATGGGAAGGGCAGATTACAGAAGACTGTTCCTCAAAGTGGCTTAAATATAAACATGATTTGGCTGGTGACTGTCAGGGACGAGTGGTTGCTGCCATGGAGAGAAGTGGAGTGGTTTTTATCAGGGGAGAAGGAGTGGGCGCGTACAATCCTAAACTGAAGCTGAGAAAGTTGCAAAGGAACCTCATTCTtctccatccccagctcctcttGTTGGTGGACCAAATCCATCTGGAAGATGACAGCCCCCTGGAGGCAGCAACCAGTTTCTTCCACAATGTGGACTTACCTTTTGAAGAAACAGTTGTGGATGACATCCACGGGGCCTTTATTAGGCACCGTGATGGGATATACAAGATGTACTGGATGGATGACACGGGCCACAGCGAGAGAGCTACGGTTGCCTCAAGGATGTACCCCCGGGGCTACCCGTACAATGGCACAAACTACGTGAATGTGACGACCCTCCTGCGGCACCCCGTCACCAGGGCCATTTACCTCTTCATTGGGCCCTCGGTCGACGTGCAGAGCTTCACCGTCCGCGGAGACTCTCCGCAGCTGGAGGTGTTGGTGGCCACTGCTGAGCACAGCTATGCGACCTGCCTCTGGCCCACCGAGGATGGCTCCCGCTCCACCTTCGCACAGGTTGTTGCCGACCGACAGAAAATCGTCTTTGACCGGGCCTCTGCAGTCAAGAACCCCACGGTGCCAGAAGTGAAGGACTACATAGGGATTGTGGAGAGGAACCTGCAGCGTTTTAAGCCCGTTTTCCAGCAGCTTGAGAAGCAGATCTTGTCTCGTGTACGCAACACAGCTGGCTTCAGGAAGATGGCTGAGCGCCTGCTGAGGTTTTCGGATAAGAGACAGACGGAGGAGGCCATTGACAGAATATTTGCAATctcacagaggcagcagcagcagcagcacgacagagcaaagaagaacagaaagattGCCAAAGGCTACAAATTCGTTGATGCTGTTCCCGACATTTTTGCACAAATTGAGGTAAACGAAAGAAAAGTGCGACAAAAGGCACAGACTCAAGCACAGAAAGAGTTGCCTGTAGATGAAGACAAGGAAATGGAAGATCTTCTGGATTTTGCGGATATTACTTATGtgaagcacagagctggggtgTCAATCAAAGGCCGGTCAGGGCTGGCACAGATGGTGACGACCGCTCGAAGTAGCGCATCGTCAATATCAGCTTCTTATACCCGCCTCTTTCTAATTCTCAACATTgctattttttttgtcatgttaGCAATGCAGCTCACGTATTTTCAGAAGGCCAAGAGACTGCATGGCCAAAGATGTCTGTATGCAATACTTTTAGTAGACAGCTGTATATTATTGTGGCTGTATTCTGCCTGTTCTCAGTCACAATGTTAG